The following proteins are co-located in the Acidobacteriota bacterium genome:
- a CDS encoding OmpA family protein, whose product MLRRLFVPAFLLALLCWWCLRHHAPRIESSLAAAAQQRLAEAGFPDLTATVDGRDLTLDGQVDSPRASSIAEQTVGEIHGLRTVTNLLAVTPGPAIPAAAGAAYLELGSDDSDTIRLGGQVGDEESRRGLVSAAGEAFGAERIRDELELRPGAPAWDSFRAWLASYDSPPFEGVQWRFEEGILRLRGRVFDQGARQRLTAVAAASLPAGIELVDELEIIPPTSAADLQRSLDQTVQLQNVEFESGSARLTAVGRATLDGIAEALAKLPALEVEIAGHTDSQGDPAFNLQLSRDRAAATRVYLTDRGITADRMTAVGYGQTRPIADNATAEGRRRNRRIEFQVRED is encoded by the coding sequence ATGCTGCGAAGGCTTTTCGTGCCTGCATTTCTGTTGGCTCTGCTCTGCTGGTGGTGCCTGCGTCACCACGCGCCCCGAATCGAGAGCTCGCTGGCGGCGGCCGCTCAGCAGCGGCTGGCGGAGGCAGGATTTCCCGACCTCACGGCCACCGTCGACGGCCGGGACCTGACCCTCGACGGCCAGGTCGATTCTCCGCGCGCCAGCAGCATCGCCGAGCAGACCGTCGGTGAGATCCACGGACTGCGCACCGTCACCAACCTGCTCGCCGTCACGCCGGGTCCGGCGATCCCGGCTGCCGCCGGAGCCGCCTACCTCGAGCTTGGCAGCGATGACTCGGACACCATTCGCCTCGGCGGCCAGGTCGGCGATGAGGAGAGCCGCCGCGGCCTGGTTTCGGCCGCTGGCGAAGCCTTCGGGGCGGAGCGCATCCGGGACGAGCTCGAGCTGAGGCCCGGAGCTCCGGCTTGGGATTCCTTCCGGGCCTGGCTCGCGAGCTATGACTCGCCTCCCTTCGAGGGCGTCCAGTGGCGCTTCGAGGAGGGCATTCTGCGCCTCCGAGGCCGAGTCTTCGACCAGGGCGCCCGGCAGCGCCTGACGGCAGTCGCCGCAGCCAGCCTGCCGGCCGGGATCGAGCTCGTCGACGAGCTCGAGATCATCCCGCCGACCAGCGCCGCCGACCTGCAGCGCAGCCTCGATCAGACCGTCCAACTGCAAAACGTCGAGTTCGAGAGCGGCAGCGCCCGGCTCACCGCCGTCGGCCGGGCCACCCTCGACGGCATCGCCGAAGCGCTGGCGAAACTGCCGGCGCTGGAGGTCGAGATCGCCGGTCACACCGACTCGCAGGGCGATCCGGCCTTCAACCTGCAGCTCAGTCGCGACCGCGCCGCCGCCACTCGCGTCTACCTGACGGACCGCGGCATCACCGCCGACCGCATGACCGCCGTCGGTTATGGTCAGACCCGGCCGATCGCCGACAACGCCACCGCCGAGGGACGGCGGCGCAACCGTCGAATCGAATTCCAAGTGAGGGAAGACTGA